Within Homo sapiens chromosome Y, GRCh38.p14 Primary Assembly, the genomic segment ggtctcgatctcctgacctcgtgatccgcccgcctcggcctcccaaagtgctggaattacaggcgtgaaccaccgctcccggccgaggggattgttttttaaatattcccaTACTGTGACTTTGTGGGCATGAATTGAAAATAGGTCCTATCCGAAGCTACCTTTTTCAATTTGAGATCTTGACCTGTGAATTTTAGTTCCTTGTGCttgcatgttaaaaaaaaaaaaaaaaaaaagtaagaaaataacatTGCATTGTTAATCTCTgagataatttcattttaactGTGTGTTCCTATGGGAAATATtgaaattctttgtattttatacaaatttatattttaaccagtttgtgtattttttttccatctgctaAAGGTTTTAGCTGTATTTATTAGATATGATACTTATGATGTTGTCTTggaggaatatttttatttcgGTGCTTACTTTGGTACTGAAAAAGCATCTTAGGCAACTGAAATctacagtaaaaaatattttaattcatttggaaTAATCTTGGATAATTCACTTACAGCTTCATTTATCTTGCAAAAATTTAGtgacaattctttttaaaattctatatacttttttcttttgaaaacttaaatagttcgaaaaccaaacattgtgtgttctcactgatatATGGGTGCTAAgttatgaggacgcaaaggcataagaatgatacgatGGACATTGGGGACtttggggaaagagaaggaaggtggtgagggataaaaaactacaaatatggTGGAGTGTATATTGCtccagtgatgggtgcaccaaaatctcacaaatcaccactaaagaatttactcatgtaaccaaataccacctgaaccccaataacttatggaaaaatgaaataaaaaattaattaattaaaaaaactgaaatagttcacataatttaaaaaaacttaaatagcTCACATAAATAAGTTACATATATTACCATAAAATGCTACAATCTGAAGCCTCCTGTCCCCAGAACATCTTCTAGTACAGTTCTCTAATTTTACAAATATCAAGAAAAGTAAAGTAACTTGCTTGTAATCACGATATTTGTTATAGGCAGAGTTGAGACTTAGAACTGAAGTCTTCTGGCACCTATTTCTGAACTGATCCCATTATTTTATGTGGCTTCAAGAAACTGAAAATTGTTCTCATTAGATAAGCTAACAtaagttaaattatattttattattcacattaatattaatatattaatttatattaacatAAGTTAATTCTGTTTCATTGCATGTTTTCCAGAGTCAAAACATTTTTGGCCTCGATGTCATTGAAACACCAGAAGGAGACAAGATGCCACAACTGATTGTTCAAAAGGAGTTAGATAGGGAAGAGAAGGATACCTATGTGATGAAAGTAAAGGTTGAAGATGGTGGCTTTCCTCAAAGATCCAGTACTGCTATTTTGCAAGTAAGTGTTACTGATACAAATGACAACCACCCAGTCTTTAAGGAGACAGAGATTGAAGTCAGTATACCAGAAAATGCTCCTGTAGGCACTTCAGTGACACAGCTCCATGCCACAGATGCTGACATAGGTGAAAATGCCAAGATCCACTTCTCTTTCAGCAATCTAGTCTCCAACATTGCCAGGAGATTATTTCACCTCAATGCCACCACTGGACTTATCACAATCAAAGAACCACTGGATAGGGAAGAAACACCAAACCACAAGTTACTGGTTTTGGCAAGTGATGGTGGATTGATGCCAGCAAGAGCAATGGTGCTGGTAAATGTTACAGATGTCAATGATAATGTCCCATCCATTGACATAAGATACATCGTCAATCCTGTCAATGACACAGTTgttctttcagaaaatattccACTCAACACCAAAATTGCTCTCATAACTGTGACGGATAAGGATGCGGACCATAATGGCAGGGTGACATGCTTCACAGATCATGAAATTCCTTTCAGATTAAGGCCAGTATTCAGTAATCAGTTCCTCCTGGAGAATGCAGCATATCTTGACTATGAGTCCACAAAAGAATATGCCATTAAATTACTGGCTGCAGATGCTGGCAAACCTCCTTTGAATCAGTCAGCAATGCTCTTCATCAAAGTGAAAGATGAAAATGACAATGCTCCAGTTTTCACCCAGTCTTTCGTAACTGTTTCTATTCCTGAGAATAACTCTCCTGGCATCCAGTTGATGAAAGTAAGTGCAACGGATGCAGACAGTGGGCCTAATGCTGAGATCAATTACCTGCTAGGCCCTGATGCTCCACCTGAATTCAGCCTGGATCGTCGTACAGGCATGCTGACTGTAGTGAAGAAACTAGATAGAGAAAAAGAggataaatatttattcacaatTCTGGCAAAAGATAATGGGGTACCACCCTTAACCAGCAATGTCACAGTCTTTGTAAGCATTATTGATCAGAATGACAATAGCCCAGTTTTCACTCACAATGAATACAAATTCTATGTCCCAGAAAACCTTCCAAGGCATGGTACAGTAGGACTAATCACTGTAACTGATCCTGATTATGGAGACAATTCTGCAGTTACGCTCTCCATTTTAGATGAGAATGATGACTTCACCATTGATTCACAAACTGGTGTCATCCGACCAAATATTTCATTTGATAGAGAAAAACAAGAATCTTACACTTTCTATGTAAAGGCTGAGGATGGTGGTAGAGTATCACGTTCTTCAAGTGCCAAAGTAACCATAAATGTGGTTGATGTCAATGACAACAAACCAGTTTTCATTGTCCCTCCTTACAACTATTCTTATGAATTGGTTCTACCGTCCACTAATCCAGGCACAGTGGTCTTTCAGGTAATTGCTGTTGACAATGACACTGGCATGAATGCAGAGGTTCGTTACAGCATTGTAGGAGGAAACACAAGAGATCTGTTTGCAATCGACCAAGAAACAGGCAACATAACATTGATGGAGAAATGTGATGTTACAGACCTTGGTTTACACAGAGTGTTGGTCAAAGCTAATGACTTAGGACAGCCTGATTCTCTCTTCAGTGTTGTAATTGTCAATCTGTTCGTGAATGAGTCAGTGACCAATGCTACACTGATTAATGAACTGGTGCGCAAAAGCATTGAAGCACCAGTGACCCCAAATACTGAGATAGCTGATGTATCCTCACCAACTAGTGACTATGTCAAGATCCTGGTTGCAGCTGTTGCTGGCACCATAACTGTCGTTGTAGTTATTTTCATCACTGCTGTAGTAAGATGTCGCCAGGCACCACACCTTAAGGCTGCTCAGAAAAACATGCAGAATTCTGAATGGGCTACCCCAAACCCAGAAAACAGGCAGATGAtaatgatgaagaaaaagaaaaagaagaagaagcattCCCCTAAGAACCTGCTGCTTAATGTTGTCACTATTGAAGAAACTAAGGCAGATGATGTTGACAGTGATGGAAACAGAGTCACACTAGACCTTCCTATTGATCTAGAAGAGCAAACAATGGGAAAGTACAATTGGGTAACTACACCTACTACTTTCAAGCCTGACAGCCCTGATTTGGCCCGACACTACAAATCTGCCTCTCCACAGCCTGCCTTCCAAATTCAGCCTGAAACTCCCCTGAATTTGAAGCACCACATCATCCAAGAACTGCCTCTCGATAACACCTTTGTGGCCTGTGACTCTATCTCCAATTGTTCCTCAAGCAGTTCAGATCCCTACAGCGTTTCTGA encodes:
- the PCDH11Y gene encoding protocadherin-11 Y-linked isoform X1; translated protein: MTVGFNSDISSVVRVNTTNCHKCLLSGTYIFAVLLVCVVFHSGAQEKNYTIREEIPENVLIGNLLKDLNLSLIPNKSLTTTMQFKLVYKTGDVPLIRIEEDTGEIFTTGARIDREKLCAGIPRDEHCFYEVEVAILPDEIFRLVKIRFLIEDINDNAPLFPATVINISIPENSAINSKYTLPAAVDPDVGINGVQNYELIKSQNIFGLDVIETPEGDKMPQLIVQKELDREEKDTYVMKVKVEDGGFPQRSSTAILQVSVTDTNDNHPVFKETEIEVSIPENAPVGTSVTQLHATDADIGENAKIHFSFSNLVSNIARRLFHLNATTGLITIKEPLDREETPNHKLLVLASDGGLMPARAMVLVNVTDVNDNVPSIDIRYIVNPVNDTVVLSENIPLNTKIALITVTDKDADHNGRVTCFTDHEIPFRLRPVFSNQFLLENAAYLDYESTKEYAIKLLAADAGKPPLNQSAMLFIKVKDENDNAPVFTQSFVTVSIPENNSPGIQLMKVSATDADSGPNAEINYLLGPDAPPEFSLDRRTGMLTVVKKLDREKEDKYLFTILAKDNGVPPLTSNVTVFVSIIDQNDNSPVFTHNEYKFYVPENLPRHGTVGLITVTDPDYGDNSAVTLSILDENDDFTIDSQTGVIRPNISFDREKQESYTFYVKAEDGGRVSRSSSAKVTINVVDVNDNKPVFIVPPYNYSYELVLPSTNPGTVVFQVIAVDNDTGMNAEVRYSIVGGNTRDLFAIDQETGNITLMEKCDVTDLGLHRVLVKANDLGQPDSLFSVVIVNLFVNESVTNATLINELVRKSIEAPVTPNTEIADVSSPTSDYVKILVAAVAGTITVVVVIFITAVVRCRQAPHLKAAQKNMQNSEWATPNPENRQMIMMKKKKKKKKHSPKNLLLNVVTIEETKADDVDSDGNRVTLDLPIDLEEQTMGKYNWVTTPTTFKPDSPDLARHYKSASPQPAFQIQPETPLNLKHHIIQELPLDNTFVACDSISNCSSSSSDPYSVSDCGYPVTTFEVPVSVHTRPSQRRVTFHLPEGSQESSSDGGLGDHDAGSLTSTSHGLPLGYPQEEYFDRATPSNRTEGDGNSDPESTFIPGLKKEITVQPTVEEASDNCTQECLIYGHSDACWMPASLDHSSSSQAQASALCHSPPLSQASTQHHSPPVTQTIVLCHSPPVTQTIALCHSPPPIQVSALHHSPPLVQGTALHHSPPSAQASALCYSPPLAQAAAISHSSSLPQVIALHRSQAQSSVSLQQGWVQGANGLCSVDQGVQGSATSQFYTMSERLHPSDDSIKVIPLTTFAPRQQARPSRGDSPIMETHPL
- the PCDH11Y gene encoding protocadherin-11 Y-linked isoform c precursor (isoform c precursor is encoded by transcript variant c), producing MFRVGFLIISSSSSLSPLLLVSVVRVNTTNCHKCLLSGTYIFAVLLVCVVFHSGAQEKNYTIREEIPENVLIGNLLKDLNLSLIPNKSLTTTMQFKLVYKTGDVPLIRIEEDTGEIFTTGARIDREKLCAGIPRDEHCFYEVEVAILPDEIFRLVKIRFLIEDINDNAPLFPATVINISIPENSAINSKYTLPAAVDPDVGINGVQNYELIKSQNIFGLDVIETPEGDKMPQLIVQKELDREEKDTYVMKVKVEDGGFPQRSSTAILQVSVTDTNDNHPVFKETEIEVSIPENAPVGTSVTQLHATDADIGENAKIHFSFSNLVSNIARRLFHLNATTGLITIKEPLDREETPNHKLLVLASDGGLMPARAMVLVNVTDVNDNVPSIDIRYIVNPVNDTVVLSENIPLNTKIALITVTDKDADHNGRVTCFTDHEIPFRLRPVFSNQFLLENAAYLDYESTKEYAIKLLAADAGKPPLNQSAMLFIKVKDENDNAPVFTQSFVTVSIPENNSPGIQLMKVSATDADSGPNAEINYLLGPDAPPEFSLDRRTGMLTVVKKLDREKEDKYLFTILAKDNGVPPLTSNVTVFVSIIDQNDNSPVFTHNEYKFYVPENLPRHGTVGLITVTDPDYGDNSAVTLSILDENDDFTIDSQTGVIRPNISFDREKQESYTFYVKAEDGGRVSRSSSAKVTINVVDVNDNKPVFIVPPYNYSYELVLPSTNPGTVVFQVIAVDNDTGMNAEVRYSIVGGNTRDLFAIDQETGNITLMEKCDVTDLGLHRVLVKANDLGQPDSLFSVVIVNLFVNESVTNATLINELVRKSIEAPVTPNTEIADVSSPTSDYVKILVAAVAGTITVVVVIFITAVVRCRQAPHLKAAQKNMQNSEWATPNPENRQMIMMKKKKKKKKHSPKNLLLNVVTIEETKADDVDSDGNRVTLDLPIDLEEQTMGKYNWVTTPTTFKPDSPDLARHYKSASPQPAFQIQPETPLNLKHHIIQELPLDNTFVACDSISNCSSSSSDPYSVSDCGYPVTTFEVPVSVHTRPSQRRVTFHLPEGSQESSSDGGLGDHDAGSLTSTSHGLPLGYPQEEYFDRATPSNRTEGDGNSDPESTFIPGLKKEITVQPTVEEASDNCTQECLIYGHSDACWMPASLDHSSSSQAQASALCHSPPLSQASTQHHSPPVTQTIVLCHSPPVTQTIALCHSPPPIQVSALHHSPPLVQGTALHHSPPSAQASALCYSPPLAQAAAISHSSSLPQVIALHRSQAQSSVSLQQGWVQGANGLCSVDQGVQGSATSQFYTMSERLHPSDDSIKVIPLTTFAPRQQARPSRGDSPIMETHPL
- the PCDH11Y gene encoding protocadherin-11 Y-linked isoform b precursor (isoform b precursor is encoded by transcript variant b), whose product is MFRVGFLIISSSSSLSPLLLVSVVRVNTTNCHKCLLSGTYIFAVLLVCVVFHSGAQEKNYTIREEIPENVLIGNLLKDLNLSLIPNKSLTTTMQFKLVYKTGDVPLIRIEEDTGEIFTTGARIDREKLCAGIPRDEHCFYEVEVAILPDEIFRLVKIRFLIEDINDNAPLFPATVINISIPENSAINSKYTLPAAVDPDVGINGVQNYELIKSQNIFGLDVIETPEGDKMPQLIVQKELDREEKDTYVMKVKVEDGGFPQRSSTAILQVSVTDTNDNHPVFKETEIEVSIPENAPVGTSVTQLHATDADIGENAKIHFSFSNLVSNIARRLFHLNATTGLITIKEPLDREETPNHKLLVLASDGGLMPARAMVLVNVTDVNDNVPSIDIRYIVNPVNDTVVLSENIPLNTKIALITVTDKDADHNGRVTCFTDHEIPFRLRPVFSNQFLLENAAYLDYESTKEYAIKLLAADAGKPPLNQSAMLFIKVKDENDNAPVFTQSFVTVSIPENNSPGIQLMKVSATDADSGPNAEINYLLGPDAPPEFSLDRRTGMLTVVKKLDREKEDKYLFTILAKDNGVPPLTSNVTVFVSIIDQNDNSPVFTHNEYKFYVPENLPRHGTVGLITVTDPDYGDNSAVTLSILDENDDFTIDSQTGVIRPNISFDREKQESYTFYVKAEDGGRVSRSSSAKVTINVVDVNDNKPVFIVPPYNYSYELVLPSTNPGTVVFQVIAVDNDTGMNAEVRYSIVGGNTRDLFAIDQETGNITLMEKCDVTDLGLHRVLVKANDLGQPDSLFSVVIVNLFVNESVTNATLINELVRKSIEAPVTPNTEIADVSSPTSDYVKILVAAVAGTITVVVVIFITAVVRCRQAPHLKAAQKNMQNSEWATPNPENRQMIMMKKKKKKKKHSPKNLLLNVVTIEETKADDVDSDGNRVTLDLPIDLEEQTMGKYNWVTTPTTFKPDSPDLARHYKSASPQPAFQIQPETPLNLKHHIIQELPLDNTFVACDSISNCSSSSSDPYSVSDCGYPVTTFEVPVSVHTRPTDSRT
- the PCDH11Y gene encoding protocadherin-11 Y-linked isoform d (isoform d is encoded by transcript variant e): MQFKLVYKTGDVPLIRIEEDTGEIFTTGARIDREKLCAGIPRDEHCFYEVEVAILPDEIFRLVKIRFLIEDINDNAPLFPATVINISIPENSAINSKYTLPAAVDPDVGINGVQNYELIKSQNIFGLDVIETPEGDKMPQLIVQKELDREEKDTYVMKVKVEDGGFPQRSSTAILQVSVTDTNDNHPVFKETEIEVSIPENAPVGTSVTQLHATDADIGENAKIHFSFSNLVSNIARRLFHLNATTGLITIKEPLDREETPNHKLLVLASDGGLMPARAMVLVNVTDVNDNVPSIDIRYIVNPVNDTVVLSENIPLNTKIALITVTDKDADHNGRVTCFTDHEIPFRLRPVFSNQFLLENAAYLDYESTKEYAIKLLAADAGKPPLNQSAMLFIKVKDENDNAPVFTQSFVTVSIPENNSPGIQLMKVSATDADSGPNAEINYLLGPDAPPEFSLDRRTGMLTVVKKLDREKEDKYLFTILAKDNGVPPLTSNVTVFVSIIDQNDNSPVFTHNEYKFYVPENLPRHGTVGLITVTDPDYGDNSAVTLSILDENDDFTIDSQTGVIRPNISFDREKQESYTFYVKAEDGGRVSRSSSAKVTINVVDVNDNKPVFIVPPYNYSYELVLPSTNPGTVVFQVIAVDNDTGMNAEVRYSIVGGNTRDLFAIDQETGNITLMEKCDVTDLGLHRVLVKANDLGQPDSLFSVVIVNLFVNESVTNATLINELVRKSIEAPVTPNTEIADVSSPTSDYVKILVAAVAGTITVVVVIFITAVVRCRQAPHLKAAQKNMQNSEWATPNPENRQMIMMKKKKKKKKHSPKNLLLNVVTIEETKADDVDSDGNRVTLDLPIDLEEQTMGKYNWVTTPTTFKPDSPDLARHYKSASPQPAFQIQPETPLNLKHHIIQELPLDNTFVACDSISNCSSSSSDPYSVSDCGYPVTTFEVPVSVHTRPSQRRVTFHLPEGSQESSSDGGLGDHDAGSLTSTSHGLPLGYPQEEYFDRATPSNRTEGDGNSDPESTFIPGLKKEITVQPTVEEASDNCTQECLIYGHSDACWMPASLDHSSSSQAQASALCHSPPLSQASTQHHSPPVTQTIVLCHSPPVTQTIALCHSPPPIQVSALHHSPPLVQGTALHHSPPSAQASALCYSPPLAQAAAISHSSSLPQVIALHRSQAQSSVSLQQGWVQGANGLCSVDQGVQGSATSQFYTMSERLHPSDDSIKVIPLTTFAPRQQARPSRGDSPIMETHPL
- the PCDH11Y gene encoding protocadherin-11 Y-linked isoform a (isoform a is encoded by transcript variant d): MTVGFNSDISSVVRVNTTNCHKCLLSGTYIFAVLLVCVVFHSGAQEKNYTIREEIPENVLIGNLLKDLNLSLIPNKSLTTTMQFKLVYKTGDVPLIRIEEDTGEIFTTGARIDREKLCAGIPRDEHCFYEVEVAILPDEIFRLVKIRFLIEDINDNAPLFPATVINISIPENSAINSKYTLPAAVDPDVGINGVQNYELIKSQNIFGLDVIETPEGDKMPQLIVQKELDREEKDTYVMKVKVEDGGFPQRSSTAILQVSVTDTNDNHPVFKETEIEVSIPENAPVGTSVTQLHATDADIGENAKIHFSFSNLVSNIARRLFHLNATTGLITIKEPLDREETPNHKLLVLASDGGLMPARAMVLVNVTDVNDNVPSIDIRYIVNPVNDTVVLSENIPLNTKIALITVTDKDADHNGRVTCFTDHEIPFRLRPVFSNQFLLENAAYLDYESTKEYAIKLLAADAGKPPLNQSAMLFIKVKDENDNAPVFTQSFVTVSIPENNSPGIQLMKVSATDADSGPNAEINYLLGPDAPPEFSLDRRTGMLTVVKKLDREKEDKYLFTILAKDNGVPPLTSNVTVFVSIIDQNDNSPVFTHNEYKFYVPENLPRHGTVGLITVTDPDYGDNSAVTLSILDENDDFTIDSQTGVIRPNISFDREKQESYTFYVKAEDGGRVSRSSSAKVTINVVDVNDNKPVFIVPPYNYSYELVLPSTNPGTVVFQVIAVDNDTGMNAEVRYSIVGGNTRDLFAIDQETGNITLMEKCDVTDLGLHRVLVKANDLGQPDSLFSVVIVNLFVNESVTNATLINELVRKSIEAPVTPNTEIADVSSPTSDYVKILVAAVAGTITVVVVIFITAVVRCRQAPHLKAAQKNMQNSEWATPNPENRQMIMMKKKKKKKKHSPKNLLLNVVTIEETKADDVDSDGNRVTLDLPIDLEEQTMGKYNWVTTPTTFKPDSPDLARHYKSASPQPAFQIQPETPLNLKHHIIQELPLDNTFVACDSISNCSSSSSDPYSVSDCGYPVTTFEVPVSVHTRPTDSRT